TGTACTTTCGGAGACCTGGTGTAGACACACGCTTCAAACTCTTGATAGCACTCTGCTTTGTTGAAGGATTGTACTTCAGTGCGACCTTGATTGAACCCTGGGGACCATCTTCAACGAACTTGTAGTTCAGAATGTATCCCTTCTCGAAGAGGATCTTAGTAATCTCTTTCTTCAAGTTAGACGCAGGAACTTCAACTACACGGTGATGAGCCATGATTGCATTTCTGAGTCTTGTCAGATAATCTGCTATTGGATCTGTCATAAAATATAAATGTTTAATTAATCGGGACTACCCCGACAATATTAAAAAAATAATCCGTTTGAAAAACGATTGAAGTAAAGTGAGTGATATTCTCTGTCAAGACAACTGCTGTCAGATGAATTTCCAATCTGCATCAGGTTACGGTGTGATTTGCATCAGATCAGCGTGTAATATGAGTCATTTCACCACGCAAGATGCGTCAGATTGCAAAGCATTGTGCAACAGTCTGTCTGTCAACACAAAAGACATCAATCACTTTCTTGAATATCGATTTTACCAGCTTGCCTTCTTCACTCCGGGAATCAAACCTGCTGATGCCATCTCACGGAACTGGATACGAGAGAGACCGAACTGGCGGATATACCCTTTAGGACGGCCTGTAATCTTGCAACGGTTGTGGAGACGGATAGGGTTAGCATTCTTTGGAATGGCCTGGAGTTTACGAGCTGCCTCGTAAGCTTCAGCAGGATCCTCAGAAGTAGCGATGATCTTTTTCAGAGCTGCGCGCTTTTCAGCGTAACGAGCAACAAGCTTTGCACGCTTAATTTCGCGGGCTTTCATTGATTCTTTTGCCATATTCCTTAATCGTTTTTAGCGTTCTTGAATGGAAGACCGAAAGCCTTGAGCAGCGCAAGACCTTCTTCGTCAGTCGCAGCTGAAGTTACGAAGGTGATGTTCATACCCTGGATGCGGTCGATCTCATCGATATTAATCTCTGGGAAGATAATCTGCTCGGTAATACCCAAAGTGTAGTTACCGCGGCCATCGAGCTTGGTAGCGATACCCTTGAAGTCACGGATACGTGGAAGAGAAACGCGGATGAGCTTCTCAAGGAACTCATACATGCGCTCACCACGCAATGTCACCATAACACCGATTGGCATCTTCTTACGAAGCTTGAAGTTTGCAATATCCTTCTTAGAATAGGTTGCAACAGCCTTCTGACCAGTGATTGCTGTGATTTCATTAACTGCTACGTCAACAATCTTCTTGTCCTGTGTAGCATCGCCGAGACCCTGATTAATCACAATCTTCTTCAAGACAGGAACCTGCATTGCCGAAGAATAGTTGAACTGCTTCTGAAGTGCAGGAGCAATGGTCTCCTTATATACTTTCTTTAACTGTGCTGTATCCATTACTTAATTTCCTCCCCTGACTTTTTAGCGATACGAATCACGTTCTTGCCTTCATGCTTGATGGCAACACGAGTGGCTTTACCACTCTTGGGATCGATCAGACTCAGATTTGAAATATGAATAGAAGCCTCCTGCTTTACGATGCCTCCCTGGGGGTTCTTAGCTGAAGGCTTGGTGCTCTTTGAAACGAGGTTTACTCCCTCTACGATAGCACGGTTCTTGCTAACCAACACCTTGAGCACTTTACCAGTCTTGCCCTTGTCGCTTCCGGCAAGAACAACAACTTTGTCGTCTTTTCTTATATGTAACTTACTCATTACTTACTTGTTTTATGATTAATTAAAGAACCTCTGGTGCCAAAGAAACAACCTTCATATTCACAGTGCGAAGCTCACGTGCAACAGGGCCGAAGATACGGCTTCCACGAAGTTCTCCTGCATTGTTGAGCAACACACAAGCGTTGTCGTCGAAACGGATGTAAGAACCATCGGCACGACGGATTTCTTTCTTTGTGCGAACGATCAAAGCCTTTGATACTGCACCCTTTTTCAAATCACTTGATGGGATGACGTTCTGGACAGCTACCACAATAACGTCACCGACACTGGCATAACGACGGCGGGTACCACCAAGAACACGGATACATTTAGCCTCACGTGCGCCGCTGTTATCACATACTGTAAGTTTTGATTCTGCCTGTATCATAATTACTTAGCTTTTTCAACAATTTGTACTAATCTCCATCTCTTTGTCTTAGACAGAGGACGAGTTTCTATGATCTGCACTGTATCACCTACATTTGCCTCATTCTTCTCGTCATGAGCATGGTATTTCTTTGTCTTCTGAACAAACTTACCATAAATAGGGTGCTTCTCTTTGAACTTAGATGCAATAACAATGGTTTTATCCATTTTGTTGCTGATGACAACACCCTGTCTTACTTTTCTTAAATTTCTTGTTTCCATCTGGACCATTATTATTTATTAAGTTCTCTCTGACGAAGTTCTGTTTCGATGCGCGCGATATCACGACGAGCTGCCTTAATCTGTGATGGATTCTCAAGAGGTGCAATTGAATGGTTCAGCTTCAACTGGTTGAGCTGTGCCTTTGCATTCTCCAACTTCTCTGCCAATGCATTGACATCGAGTTCTTTCAATTCTTTCATCTTCATAGTTTAAGCGTTTTTATCGAAATCACGTCTAACAACAAACTTTGTCTTTACAGGAAGTTTCTGTGCTGCAAGGCGGAGAGCCTCTTTAGCAATATCAAAAGAAACTCCTTCTACTTCGAAGAGGATACGACCCGGTGTAACCGGTGCCACCCATCCAGCAGGATCACCCTTACCTTTACCCATACGTACATCGGCTGGTTTACGAGTGATTGGCTTATCAGGGAATATACGGATCCAGACCTGACCCTGACGGTTCATATAGCGGTTTACGGCTACACGAGCTGCCTCAATCTGACGGCTGTTAATCCACTTCGGCTCAAGTGTCTTGATACCAAAAGAACCAAAAGCCAGCTGTGTACCTCTGTGCGCGTTGCCTTTATTGCCGCGTCCATCCTGAGGTCTTCTATATTTTACTCTTTTTGGCTGTAACATGATAGCTTCTACTTTTAACGGTTATTGTTTCTCTTACGATTACCGCGGCCATTACGACCATTAGAACGGCCACCATTCTGCTTCTCCTGAGTAAAGTTAGGTGTAAGTTCACGCTTACCGTAAACCTCACCACGGCAAATCCATACTTTAATACCCAGAAGGCCTACCTTTGTAAGGGCCTCAGTTGCACAGTAATCGATGTCTGCACGGAATGTATGCAAAGGAGTACGCCCCTCTTTGAACATTTCCTTACGGGCCATTTCAGCACCGTTCAGACGACCTGTAATTTGAACCTTGATACCTTCAGCACCTGCACGCATCGTGTTCTGAACAGCCATCTTGATGGCACGACGGTAAGAAATCTTACCCTCCACCTGGCGAGCGATGTTGTTGGCCACGATGTTAGCGTCGAGTTCAGGCTTCTTTACTTCAAATATATTGATTTGGATGTCTTTCTTATAGAGCTTCTTCAACTCTTCCTTAAGTTTGTCAACATCCTGACCACCTTTACCAATGACGATACCCGGACGGGCAGTGCAAATAGTGATGGTGACGAGTTTCAACGTACGCTCGATGACGATACGAGAAACACTGGCCTTAGCCAGACGCTCGTTGAGATACTTACGGATTTTGCAATCCTCTACGAGATTGTCTCCGAAGTTCTTGCCACCAAACCAATTTGAATCCCAACCACGGATAATACCAAGTCGGTTGCTTATTGGATTAACTTTCTGTCCCATTCTATTCTTATTTTTCGTCGTTAGTTTTGGCATCAACAAACAAAGTCACGTGATTTGAACGCTTGCGGATTCTGTAACCACGACCCTGTGGTGCAGGTCTCATACGTTTCATTGTAACACCTTCATCAACGAAGACTTTGCTGATATACAATTCACCGTCTTCAGCTTTGCGGTCATTCTTTGTCTCCCAGTTAGCAATTGCTGAGCGAAGTAATTTCTCAACGTCTGCAGCAGCCTGCTTTTTAGAGAACTTAAGTACTCCGAGGGCACGACTAACTTCCATACCACGAATCATGTCTACAACGTAGCGCATCTTGCGTGGAGAAGAAGGAACTCCCTTGAGCTTTGCGAAGTACAGATTTTTGCGAGCTTCCTTAATTTTCTCAGCTGCGATATGTTTTCTTGCTCCCATTATTATTCTTATTTGTTAAATGGATTAACCCCGCTTACTTCTTGTTATTACCAGAGTGACCACCGAAACGGCGTGTAGGTGCAAACTCTCCGAGCTTGTGACCAACCATATTCTCAGTAATGTAGACAGGGATAAATTTGTTTCCGTTATGAACTGCAACAGTGTGTCCCACAAAATCAGGGGAAATCATTGATGCTCTGGCCCAAGTCTTCACTACACTCGACTTACCACTCTCGTTCATAGCGAGAATCTTCTTCTCGAGCGATACGTTGATATATGGACCTTTTTTTAATGAACGACTCATAATTTACTCTTTATTTTTTGTTAGCTCTTTCGATAATATACTTGTTTGAAAGCTTCTTAGGTGCACGAGTCTTAAGACCCTTAGCGTAAAGACCCTTACGAGAACGTGGATGTCCACCACTCTGACGACCTTCACCACCACCCATCGGGTGATCAACAGGGTTCATAACAACACCACGGTTGTGTGGGCGACGACCCAACCAGCGAGAGCGACCAGCCTTACCAGACTGCTCCAATGCATGATCAGAGTTACCAACACTACCTACTGTAGCTTTACAAGCACTCAAAATCTGGCGGGTTTCACCAGAAGGGAGCTTAATAACACAATAACTGCCCTCACGAGAAGTCAACTGAGCAAAGTTACCAGCCGAACGAACAAGCAAAGCACCCTGCCCCGGACGCAATTCAATGTTATGAATTACCGTACCGACAGGAATGTTTGCAAGTGGAAGAGCATTACCGATTTCAGGAGCAGCCTCTGCACCAGACATCAGTGTAGCACCTACCTGCAGTCCGTTAGGAGCAATAATGTAACGTTTTTCACCATCAGCGTAGAACAAAAGTGCAATGCGAGCAGATCTGTTAGGATCATACTCGATTGTCTTTACTACAGCTGGAACACCATCTTTCTCTCGCTTGAAGTCTATCAAACGATACTTCTGCTTATGGCCACCGCCAATGTAGCGAACGGTCATTTTACCGGTGTTGTTTCGACCACCGGTAGAACGTTTGCCGTAAACGAGAGACTTCTCTGGCACGGATGCAGTAATATCCTCGAACGTGCCAATAACCTTGTGTCTTTGTCCCGGTGTAACCGGGTTTAATTTACGTACTGCCATTTTTTATTTTAAATATTGCTGTAAAAATCAATTGTGTCGCCATCCTTTACAGTGACGATTGCCTTCTTGAACGCATTCTTCTGACCTTTAATGAGACCAGCCTTTGTATAACGGCTTGAACGCTTACCGGCATAGCGAAGTGTATTCACATCAACTACTGTAACATTATATAGGGCCTCGACTTCCTTCTTAATTTGGAGTTTATTAGCCTCTGGACGAACGATAAAGCCATACCGACTTGGGTTCTTCTCAGTAATCTTGGTTTGCTTCTCAGTAACCAATGGTTTAATGATAAATGCCATAATCTAATTCTCCTTTTTACTTGTTTAAGATTCCGTCAATAGCCTTAAGCGCACTTTCAGCAATTACAACAACATCTGCATTCAAAACTTTATACGAATTGAGCGATGTTGCTGTCATCACTTCTGCACCCTGAATATTACGAGCGGACAAATATACGTTTTTATTTACTTCTGGCAAAAGAACAAGTGTCTTCTTACCTTCGACTTTAATATTTTTTGTAAAATTTACAAATTCTTTAGTCTTAGGAGCCTCGAAATTAATGTCTTCCACTACAACAACAGCATTATCTTGAGCTTTGTAGGAGAGAGCTGATTTACGAGCAAGAACTTTTACTTTTTTATTCAATTTGAAGTCATAATTACGTGGTTTAGGACCAAATACACGAGCACCACCTACCAATACAGGGGAGTTGATATCACCTCGACGTGCACCACCGCCACCTTTTTGGCGACCAAGTTTGCGAGTAGAACCACTCAGTTCGCTTCTTTCCTTTGTTTTTGCAGTACCTTGACGCTGTGCTGCAAGATACTGTTTAACATCAAGATAAAGCACGTGATCGTTAGGCTCAATTCCGAAGATAGCCTCATTGAGGTTTACCTTTCTTCCGGTCTCCTGACCGTTGATATTTAAAACGCTAACTTCCATTACTTTTTGATTAATACGGTTGAACCATTACATCCAGCAACAGATCCCTTTACAAGAAGGAGATTATGCTCTGGAATTACCTTTAACACTTGGAGATTCTGAGTAGTAACGCGATCACCACCCATCTGACCAGCCATACGCATGCCTTTGAAGACCTTTGCTGGATAAGAACAAGCACCGATAGAACCCGGCTTACGAGCTCGGTCATCCTGACCGTGAGTACTCTGACCTACACCACCGAAACCATGGCGCTTAACAACACCCTGGAAACCTTTACCTTTAGAAGTACCTACAATATCTACAAATTTAGCGTCAGCGAAAAGTTCAACAGTAATTGTATCACCGAGGTTATGCTCCTCATCGAACTTGAACTCGGCCAAGTGCTTCTTTGGTGTTGTGCCTGCCTTCTTGAAGGTTCCCATCATTGGCTTGGAAGTACGATTTTCCTTTGCCTCCTCGAAACCCAACTGAAGTGCTTTGTAACCATCTTTTTCTTCTGTCTTTACTTGGGTTACAACACAAGGACCTGCTTCGATAACAGTGCACGGTACATTCTTACCGTCGGCACTGAAAACGGATGTCATTCCGATTTTTTTTCCAATTAATCCTGGCATTTCAATAAAAATTTAATCGATTAATAATTTACTCTCTTTGAATTAGACTTTAATCTCAACCTCTACTCCTGATGGCAACTCAAGTTTCATCAGCGCATCAACAGTCTTTGCTGTAGAACTATAGATGTCAATAAGACGCTTGAAGTCTGACAATTGGAACTGTTCACGTGCTTTCTTGTTAACGAAAGTTGAACGGTTCACGGTGTAGATACGCTTGTGCGTTGGCAATGGGATAGGGCCACTGACAATAGCACCCGTAGCTTTTACAGCCTTCACGATTTTCTCAGCTGACTTGTCAACCAGCATATGGTCGTAAGATTTCAGCTTAATTCTGATTTTCTGACTCATTGTTTGTAATTTATAAAATTATTAATAAAATGAAGCAAAGAGGTACGCAGTTTAAGAGTCATTCGCTAAACAACGCCTCTATGCTTTGTAGTTTTTCTCAATTAGAGAAGTTCTGCATGACCATGAACCTCTTCAAGCACAGCCTTAGCAATGCTGGTAGATAGTGCTGCATGGTGATCATACTCCATAGAAGAA
The nucleotide sequence above comes from Segatella oris. Encoded proteins:
- the rpsH gene encoding 30S ribosomal protein S8, producing MTDPIADYLTRLRNAIMAHHRVVEVPASNLKKEITKILFEKGYILNYKFVEDGPQGSIKVALKYNPSTKQSAIKSLKRVSTPGLRKYTGYKDMPRVINGLGIAILSTSQGVMTDKEATALKIGGEVLCYIY
- the rpsN gene encoding 30S ribosomal protein S14 — encoded protein: MAKESMKAREIKRAKLVARYAEKRAALKKIIATSEDPAEAYEAARKLQAIPKNANPIRLHNRCKITGRPKGYIRQFGLSRIQFREMASAGLIPGVKKASW
- the rplE gene encoding 50S ribosomal protein L5, translated to MDTAQLKKVYKETIAPALQKQFNYSSAMQVPVLKKIVINQGLGDATQDKKIVDVAVNEITAITGQKAVATYSKKDIANFKLRKKMPIGVMVTLRGERMYEFLEKLIRVSLPRIRDFKGIATKLDGRGNYTLGITEQIIFPEINIDEIDRIQGMNITFVTSAATDEEGLALLKAFGLPFKNAKND
- the rplX gene encoding 50S ribosomal protein L24; translation: MSKLHIRKDDKVVVLAGSDKGKTGKVLKVLVSKNRAIVEGVNLVSKSTKPSAKNPQGGIVKQEASIHISNLSLIDPKSGKATRVAIKHEGKNVIRIAKKSGEEIK
- the rplN gene encoding 50S ribosomal protein L14, encoding MIQAESKLTVCDNSGAREAKCIRVLGGTRRRYASVGDVIVVAVQNVIPSSDLKKGAVSKALIVRTKKEIRRADGSYIRFDDNACVLLNNAGELRGSRIFGPVARELRTVNMKVVSLAPEVL
- the rpsQ gene encoding 30S ribosomal protein S17, with amino-acid sequence MVQMETRNLRKVRQGVVISNKMDKTIVIASKFKEKHPIYGKFVQKTKKYHAHDEKNEANVGDTVQIIETRPLSKTKRWRLVQIVEKAK
- the rpmC gene encoding 50S ribosomal protein L29, with translation MKMKELKELDVNALAEKLENAKAQLNQLKLNHSIAPLENPSQIKAARRDIARIETELRQRELNK
- the rplP gene encoding 50S ribosomal protein L16, coding for MLQPKRVKYRRPQDGRGNKGNAHRGTQLAFGSFGIKTLEPKWINSRQIEAARVAVNRYMNRQGQVWIRIFPDKPITRKPADVRMGKGKGDPAGWVAPVTPGRILFEVEGVSFDIAKEALRLAAQKLPVKTKFVVRRDFDKNA
- the rpsC gene encoding 30S ribosomal protein S3 codes for the protein MGQKVNPISNRLGIIRGWDSNWFGGKNFGDNLVEDCKIRKYLNERLAKASVSRIVIERTLKLVTITICTARPGIVIGKGGQDVDKLKEELKKLYKKDIQINIFEVKKPELDANIVANNIARQVEGKISYRRAIKMAVQNTMRAGAEGIKVQITGRLNGAEMARKEMFKEGRTPLHTFRADIDYCATEALTKVGLLGIKVWICRGEVYGKRELTPNFTQEKQNGGRSNGRNGRGNRKRNNNR
- the rplV gene encoding 50S ribosomal protein L22, producing the protein MGARKHIAAEKIKEARKNLYFAKLKGVPSSPRKMRYVVDMIRGMEVSRALGVLKFSKKQAAADVEKLLRSAIANWETKNDRKAEDGELYISKVFVDEGVTMKRMRPAPQGRGYRIRKRSNHVTLFVDAKTNDEK
- the rpsS gene encoding 30S ribosomal protein S19, yielding MSRSLKKGPYINVSLEKKILAMNESGKSSVVKTWARASMISPDFVGHTVAVHNGNKFIPVYITENMVGHKLGEFAPTRRFGGHSGNNKK
- the rplB gene encoding 50S ribosomal protein L2, which encodes MAVRKLNPVTPGQRHKVIGTFEDITASVPEKSLVYGKRSTGGRNNTGKMTVRYIGGGHKQKYRLIDFKREKDGVPAVVKTIEYDPNRSARIALLFYADGEKRYIIAPNGLQVGATLMSGAEAAPEIGNALPLANIPVGTVIHNIELRPGQGALLVRSAGNFAQLTSREGSYCVIKLPSGETRQILSACKATVGSVGNSDHALEQSGKAGRSRWLGRRPHNRGVVMNPVDHPMGGGEGRQSGGHPRSRKGLYAKGLKTRAPKKLSNKYIIERANKK
- the rplW gene encoding 50S ribosomal protein L23; translated protein: MAFIIKPLVTEKQTKITEKNPSRYGFIVRPEANKLQIKKEVEALYNVTVVDVNTLRYAGKRSSRYTKAGLIKGQKNAFKKAIVTVKDGDTIDFYSNI
- the rplD gene encoding 50S ribosomal protein L4 translates to MEVSVLNINGQETGRKVNLNEAIFGIEPNDHVLYLDVKQYLAAQRQGTAKTKERSELSGSTRKLGRQKGGGGARRGDINSPVLVGGARVFGPKPRNYDFKLNKKVKVLARKSALSYKAQDNAVVVVEDINFEAPKTKEFVNFTKNIKVEGKKTLVLLPEVNKNVYLSARNIQGAEVMTATSLNSYKVLNADVVVIAESALKAIDGILNK
- the rplC gene encoding 50S ribosomal protein L3; the encoded protein is MPGLIGKKIGMTSVFSADGKNVPCTVIEAGPCVVTQVKTEEKDGYKALQLGFEEAKENRTSKPMMGTFKKAGTTPKKHLAEFKFDEEHNLGDTITVELFADAKFVDIVGTSKGKGFQGVVKRHGFGGVGQSTHGQDDRARKPGSIGACSYPAKVFKGMRMAGQMGGDRVTTQNLQVLKVIPEHNLLLVKGSVAGCNGSTVLIKK
- the rpsJ gene encoding 30S ribosomal protein S10, which encodes MSQKIRIKLKSYDHMLVDKSAEKIVKAVKATGAIVSGPIPLPTHKRIYTVNRSTFVNKKAREQFQLSDFKRLIDIYSSTAKTVDALMKLELPSGVEVEIKV